One part of the Arabidopsis thaliana chromosome 1 sequence genome encodes these proteins:
- a CDS encoding propionyl-CoA carboxylase (unknown protein; CONTAINS InterPro DOMAIN/s: Protein of unknown function DUF1446 (InterPro:IPR010839); Has 1597 Blast hits to 1509 proteins in 306 species: Archae - 4; Bacteria - 843; Metazoa - 22; Fungi - 131; Plants - 31; Viruses - 0; Other Eukaryotes - 566 (source: NCBI BLink).): MANPDVKEILCDCVINLRENPKRRRETVYVGCGAGFGGDRPLAALKLLQRVEELNYLVLECLAERTLADRWLSMASGGLGYDPRVSEWMQLLLPLAVERGTCIITNMGAIDPSGAQKKVLEVAGELGLTISVAVAHEVHFETGSGSSFGGQYCSAGGTSTYLGAAPIVECLEKYQPNVIITSRVADAALFLAPMVYELGWNWNDLELLAQGTLAGHLLECGCQLTGGYFMHPGDQYRDMAFPLLQDLSLPYAEIGYDGKVCVSKVEGSGGILNTSTCAEQLLYEIADPSAYITPDVVIDIRGVSFLPLSDCKVQCSGAKPSSNTSVPEKLLRLIPKECGWKGWGEISYGGNGSIQRAKASEFLVRSWMEETIPGVNHCILSYVIGVDSLKATSNGTESWQSCGDIRLRMDGLFKLKEHAVQLTKEFTALYTNGPAGGGGISTGHKMEIVLEKRLVSRESVMWKTGLQHTNTSEPETSEHHSPEKMPKLPKENPKNLTMRGYQSGFHHSPAPSGQKIPLYSVAHSRAGDKGNDINFSIIPHYSPDVERLKLIITPQWVKHVMSVLLSTSSFLELDAKPMDENVSVEIYDVEGIHAMNVVVRNILDGGVNCSRRIDRHGKTISDLILCQQVVLI, translated from the exons ATGGCTAACCCAGACGTTAAAGAGATTCTCTGCGATTGTGTGATAAACTTG AGAGAGAATCCGAAGAGGCGAAGGGAGACGGTTTACGTCGGATGTGGTGCTGGATTCGGCGGCGATAGGCCACTGGCGGCTCTCAAACTGCTTCAGAGAGTTGAAGAGCTTAACTATCTTGTCCTTGAGTGCTTAGCCGAACGAACTTTGGCTGATCGATGGCTTTCTATGGCATCTGGCGGTCTCGGCTACGACCCTCGTG tttcagAGTGGATGCAGTTGTTGCTACCTTTGGCTGTGGAGAGAGGCACTTGTATAATCACTAACATGGGTGCAA TTGATCCCTCTGGGGCTCAGAAGAAAGTTCTCGAGGTAGCCGGTGAATTAGGTCTCACCATTTCCGTGGCTGTGGCTCATGAGGTGCATTTTGAAACAG GCTCGGGATCATCTTTTGGCGGTCAATATTGCTCTGCAGGG GGTACTAGCACTTATCTTGGAGCAGCTCCTATTGTTGAATGCCTGGAGAAGTACCAACCAAACGTGATAATTACTTCAAGAGTGGCTGATGCCGCCTTATTTTTAGCACCAATG GTCTATGAACTAGGTTGGAATTGGAATGACTTGGAGCTGCTAGCTCAGGGAACTCTCGCTGGCCACCTTCTGGAGTGCGGTTGCCAGCTCACTGGTGGATACTTCATGCATCCAG GTGATCAGTATAGAGACATGGCTTTCCCTCTTCTCCAGGATTTGTCACTTCCTTATGCAGAGATTGGCTATGATGGTAAAGTATGTGTATCAAAGGTTGAAGGTAGTGGTGGAATTTTAAATACCAGTACTTGCGCCGAGCAACTTCTGTATGAAATTGCTGACCCTAGTGCCTACATTACACCTGATGTG GTAATCGATATTCGAGGTGTTTCTTTCCTTCCCCTGTCAGACTGCAAAGTACAATGCAGTGGAGCAAAACCATCTTCTAACACTTCTGTGCCTGAGAAACTCTTGCGGTTAATTCCAAAG GAGTGTGGTTGGAAAGGGTGGGGAGAGATATCTTATGGAGGAAATGGTTCTATACAACGTGCTAAAGCTTCAGAGTTTCTG GTTCGATCTTGGATGGAAGAAACCATTCCTGGTGTTAACCATTGTATTCTTTCTTATGTGATTGGGGTTGATAGCTTGAAGGCGACAAGCAACGGCACTGAATCTTGGCAGTCATGTGGAGATATTAGATTACGTATGGATGGTCTTTTTAAACTGAAGGAACATGCGGTCCAGTTAACAAAAGAGTTTACTGCTCTATATACAAACGGACCagctggtggtggtggaattAG TACCGGACACAAGATGGAAATTGTTCTTGAAAAGCGTTTG GTCAGCCGTGAATCTGTAATGTGGAAAACTGGACTTCAGCACACCAACACTTCAGAGCCAGAGACCTCTGAACATCATTCTCCAGAGAAAATGCCAAAG TTACCTAAGGAAAATCCAAAGAACCTTACAATGAGAGGCTATCAATCTGGATTTCATCACTCTCCTGCTCCATCTGGCCAAAAGATCCCACTCTACTCTGTTGCACATAGCCGGGCTGGCGATAAAGGAAACGACATAAACTTCTCAATAATCCCGCATTATTCCCCAGATGTCGAGCGTCTGAAACTCATAATTACTCCTCAATGGGTAAAGCATGTGATGTCAGTTCTGTTATCAACCTCTTCGTTTCTGGAATTGGATGCAAAACCAATGGATGAAAATGTGTCAGTAGAGATATATGACGTTGAAGGCATTCATGCTATGAATGTTGTCGTACGGAACATATTAGATGGTGGAGTCAACTGTTCCAGGAGGATCGACCGACACGGAAAGACAATCTCAGATCTCATCTTGTGTCAACAAGTTGTGTT GATCTGA
- the PLIM2b gene encoding GATA type zinc finger transcription factor family protein (GATA type zinc finger transcription factor family protein; FUNCTIONS IN: zinc ion binding; INVOLVED IN: biological_process unknown; LOCATED IN: cellular_component unknown; EXPRESSED IN: 23 plant structures; EXPRESSED DURING: 15 growth stages; CONTAINS InterPro DOMAIN/s: Zinc finger, LIM-type (InterPro:IPR001781); BEST Arabidopsis thaliana protein match is: GATA type zinc finger transcription factor family protein (TAIR:AT2G45800.1); Has 4819 Blast hits to 3002 proteins in 170 species: Archae - 0; Bacteria - 0; Metazoa - 4032; Fungi - 22; Plants - 446; Viruses - 0; Other Eukaryotes - 319 (source: NCBI BLink).), whose amino-acid sequence MSFTGTLDKCNVCDKTVYVVDMLSIEGMPYHKSCFRCTHCKGTLQMSNYSSMDGVLYCKTHFEQLFKESGNFSKNFQPGKTEKPELTRTPSKISSIFCGTQDKCAACEKTVYPLEKIQMEGECFHKTCFRCAHGGCTLTHSSYASLDSVLYCRHHFNQLFMEKGNYAHVLQAANHRRTASGNTLPPEPTEDVAVEAKEENGVSES is encoded by the exons atgtctttcaCAGGAACTCTCGACAAATGCAATGTTTGTGATAAGACAGTCTATGTGGTGGACATGTTGTCCATTGAAGGAATGCCTTACCACAAGTCTTGCTTCAGGTGTACCCATTGCAAAGGAACCCTTCAG ATGAGCAACTATTCCTCCATGGACGGAGTTTTGTACTGCAAGACTCATTTTGAGCAACTCTTCAAGGAATCTGGCAATTTCAGCAAAAACTTTCAACCAG gAAAAACTGAGAAGCCAGAGCTG ACTAGGACTCCCAGCAAGATATCTTCCATCTTCTGTGGAACACAAGACAAGTGTGCCGCTTGCGAAAAAACTGTTTACCCTCTTGAAAAG ataCAAATGGAAGGAGAATGCTTCCACAAGACATGTTTCCGGTGCGCTCACGGTGGGTGTACGCTGACTCACTCCTCCTACGCCTCCTTAGATAGCGTTCTCTATTGCCGACATCACTTTAACCAACTCTTCATGGAGAAAGGAAACTACGCTCACGTCCTCCAAGCCGCCAATCACCGTCGCACAGCCTCAGGCAACACTCTTCCACCGGAACCTACCGAAGACGTCGCCGTGGAGGCCAAGGAAGAGAATGGCGTTTCAGAGTCTTGA